GCTTGGGGGCAGCTGGCGAGCCGAGACCTTAGTGGGCTTCAGAAGGCCAACAGCGTATTGCAGCATAGCGCCAGCTGTGTCGATGAAGTCCGTGTGGTCAGCATCACTCCACTGAGCAGCATCAGCCACAAGACAAACAAGATGAAATTTGAGTAACAGGgaattaaaaattcaacaaagaaacCTTGTTTGTAACCAAAGCTAAGGGTAATGCTACCTAACTTACCTACATTGATCTTGATCACAAGTGATAAGCCCCTCAAGTGCAAAGCTCAACTTCCCATCGCTCCCCACAGGTTTTAGGATCAAGCCAAACTGCACATGAGCTGGTCCTTGCCTACCTGAGCTTCACCTTTCACGAGTCCCCACCCTCAATAACCACGCACCGGCCACAGTGTAGCTCATCATAAAATACCCTTCTACCTACATGACTCTCCTCTGCTTAGAATGCCCATCTCTGTATTTCATTAGGGTAACACCTCAGAGCATCCAGAAGATGCCACCTCTTTTTCTAACTCCTCCAACCTTTGTTTCCTCCTGTATGCTCCCACAGCATCCTGTGCATACTGACATCATTTACGGTCTTCCTCACCTGACTAGTAACTTCCTGAAAGCAGAGACCATTCTCAGTATCTCCAGAGCCTGCTACACAGAAAGCACAATTAATGGTGAATGACTGTACTGCAGAGGTCCTAGACCTCTAAGTAGTACTCAGAGGGGCTACTGTCCACCATGTATCTTGGAATGCACTTAAGTATGTTCAGTTCCTTTTATTCTTGCTACTACAGAGCAGtggagtttcagttctttgttatGAAGGTAGCAGGCCTTGAGTGTCATTTAGGCTCCAAAAATAATACTGGTATCCAAAGGCTTTGTCTACTCCAGAATAATTATTAGTATGTTGAGCACCTACAACATGAGTCCctaaactgcggccccctgaggccatttatccggccccccgccgcacttcaggaaggggcacctctttcattggtggtcagtgagaggagcacagtatgtggcagccctccaacggtctgagggacagtgaactggccccctgtgtaaaaagtttggggacgcctgacctacaATGTACTAAagatattctgtgtatttttaaaaagttctctcattttcattcaaaatgagagaacttttaaaaaatacacggAGTATCTTTAGTACATTGCGGAGAAGTTGGTGatactatttccatttttcaggAAATTAACAGGTCAAACCAGTATTGAACCCACATCTGTCTACTAAGCTTACTTTTAAGCTCCATGCTGAAATTCGCTCAGCCTTTCCCTGGGAATAGTTCCAATGAAGCAGGCTTTAAAGGTTTaggtaggccaggtgcagtggctcacgcctgtaatcacagcactttaggatgccaaggtgggcagatcccctgaggttgggagttcgagacagcctgaccaacatggagaaacccgtctctactaaaaatacaaaatttgctgggcatggtggtgcatgcccataatcctagctactggggaggctgaggcaggagaatcacttgaacccaggaggcagaggttgcagtgggctgagatcgtgccactgcactccagtctaggtaacaaaagtgaaactctatctcaaaaaataaaaaaaaagaaaaaggttcaGGTAACTGTAACCTAGCAGAACTGTTCAAAATGATCTAAGTGTTACAGCTTCAAAAAAAGGCCAATGTTAACCACCACCCAGGCAACTGTTTCAGTCAGGCTAACAGCAGCTCCAGACCCTCAAAAGGTTATTtgttatttctattgttttacatTTCCCTGTATGCCCTCCTCCACATTATCCAAACCAACCATTATCATTATGAAGGGACAGATGAATGCTTACTCCTTTTTCCTGACTCAAAATTacttttctggctgggcacagtggctcatgcctataatcccagcactttggcaggccaaggtgggcagatcacttgaggtcaggagtttgagaccagcctggccaacatggtgaaatcccatctgtactaaaaatacaaaaattagatgggcgaggtggcacatgcttgtagtccctgTAGTctcctgctgaggcaggagaatcacttgaacctgggagatggaggttgtagtaggccaagatcatgccactgcactccagcctggcaagactcagtctcaaaaaaaaaaaaacccacctttcGGTATCTCCCCCTACAACACATCATCAGCTGGATAAGTTGATACTCACAAAGGCAGAGTTAACGGCATCCACAAATTGTTCCTCATCCATGCTAACTAGCTCTGCTGCATGTTCATGGGATGTGGACCAAACCAAGGAACTCAAGGTGTCTGAGAGCTGTGTCAAAAGAACACCAATACCAAGGGCTAAGACTCCTTCTGCACTTGGGAACTCTCAAGCATAAAAAGACGAGAAGGGAACATAAAACTAGCCTGGGAATATTCCCTTGAAACCAGAAAAAGGCTGAGAGAAAGTGAAGAGGAAAGGCTGCATGCATGTGGGCAGACTGGCCACAAGGATTCTTACCGGGAGCAAAGCAATGGGCCCAGAGGGAAGAAATCTCTGCCAGGCTACGTTGTTTTCTGTGGCCTGCAACAGAGAGGAGAAGAGTTTCTCTGTGAAGTACCTAGTGCCTATGAAGAGTCTCCAGATGGCAGCTCAGGATCTTACCTCTGATAAATGCAGAGTAGCCACAACAGCTGACTGGTCATAGTTCCAGCTCACATTCTGGATTCCAGCAGCCTGTCGTACTCCCGAGTTGTGACCATCTGCACCTATCTGCATGGACACAAACCTGCTAAGCCTTACAGCCTCTTCCTAAACTGCTTCATAAGTTTTTCTCTGTCCCCTGAAGTTTCCTCCAGCTCTGACTGTTGGTGAGCCCATTCTGTGGCAGGATACTTCCATCAGGCCTGCTTCACTCACAGTCCCTAGAGGCAGAGCCCCTGCATTGTGCCACCTCAGCCTCGGCCAACAGAGCCAAAGCTGGACATGACTCAAAAGGTGCCAGCCATGGGTTAACTCAGCCAGGCTCTCCTGATATTGGAACTACAGCAATGAGGAAAGTTTCAGTATGGGGCACGCATTAGAGCTGAATCGTTCTGATGTACGGTTAGAAATGGCTGCCAAGTAAAAAGGGAAGGTTGtaagcagaaaggagaaaaatgagaggcAGGAGGTCAATGACCACAGACTCCTCAAAGGGAAAGAACAGCCGTCATTCTCAAAACTCCGGTGCCTGCCCTGGGAGGCCCACCGGTCTGTTACTTCACAACCTAAGACAGCCCATGAGATTGCTTCCTTTATAGGATTTACAACGAGACCATCTCAACCTGAGTTGGCTTGAATGGGTACTGGTCTTTATAACCAAAAGCTTTGCCTAAAATTAAACTATAGCTTAGATCTAAAACCAGAGGCCCTAGAATCTAGGATAAGATGTAGATATACAAGACCCCTAGCAAAATAAGAATCAACTACCAACAATTTGGTCTGGAAGGTGCTGCCATCACCTAGGGTAATATGAACCCAAGGGCTGGAGTCTGCCATAGGAAATGGACAAGGCCAGGTATAGCGAATGGCTTTGCTCCTGTAGAGAACCGTCACTCGGTCTGGGGAggtcaaaagagagaaaaaaaaattagaaaggtgGGCTCCATAGGCTGAGGAAAAAGCTATAGCTAAACCTAAAGCAAGGTCCCAGGATAGCAGTGTCTTGATActtaagattaagaaaaaaaacaaaaaaacaaaaaaaaaaaaacaagcaattaaTGCTGTGGTCTGTGAGCTAATAAATGACAGAAGCCACAGAGATGActcaatgtcaaaaaaaaaaaaaaaagcatttaagtTCTCATTTAACTCTGTCAGAGGCAGTCTTCCTTACTGGCCACATGCTTCTGTACCTCCATTTTTACCCTACATCTACATAAGCCCATGTGTGCTTTCACAGTAGACAGGCTGGGAACACCGTAGGCCGAAACAAATCCTATATTACAAGattctgaaatcattttatttttctggtcaTAAAAACAATATGCTCTGTGGCCCCAGGCATACTGTAACTACTGTGAGATACCACTTCAATCTCACTAGGATGGCtacaatttcttcttttctttttcttttttttttttttttgagacggagtttcgctcttgttacccaggctggagtgcaatggcgcgatctcggctcaccgcaacctccgcctcctggattcaggcaattctcctgcctcagcctcctgagtagctgggattacaggcatgtgccaccatgtccagctaattttttgtatttttagtagagatggggtttcaccatgttgaccaggatggtctcgatctcttgaccttgtgatccacctgtctcagcctcccaaagtgctgggattacaggcttgagccaccgcgcccggctctttttttttttttttttctttagagacagagtcttgctgtgccaccaggtgctaggctggagtacagtgacgtgatcttggctcactgcaacctccgcctccgggttcaagcaattctcctgcctcagcctcatgagtagctgggactacaggcgcacaccaccacacccagctaatttttgtatttttaatagagacggggtttgttcaccatattggccagaatggtcttgatctcctgacctcatgatccgcccgcctcagcctcccaaagtgctggaattacaggcatgagccactgcacccagccaatttttttttttttaaacaggaaaataagtgttgatgaggatgtggagaaattggaatccttggATACTGGTGGGAAAGTGAAACTGTACAGCCTCTTTATGACAAGACCATCTCAACTTGAGTTGGCTTGAATGGGTACTGGTCCTTATAACCAAAAGCTTTGCCTAAAATTAAACTATAGCTTAGATCTAAAACCAGAggatttagaatatataaagaacttctataactcaaaaagagaaataatccaatttaaaaacaggcaaaagattttgaacagacatttctccaaagtggatacacaaatggccagtaAGGACATGACCATATTTAGATCAATATGCTCTATGCACCCAGGCAcgggtagctcacgcttgtaatcccagcaattagggaggctgaagcaggaggatcacttgagcccaggagttcaagaccagcctgggcaacatggtgaaacatctctagaaaaaatcagccaggcatgatggcatgtacctgtagtgccagttcgtcaggaggctgaggagagaggattgcttgagccactgcaccccagccaggaaggacaaagcaagaccttgtctcaaaacagaacaaaacactcTCCAAAAACATCAGACTGTATACATCATTTACAGCTTTTTCTATGTCAGTCATATCCTCAACAAAGCGATTTAAATAACAATAGTGAGCTAGCTGTAAAACTTGGGAAGACAAAGAAAGGTTAAGGGGGCGGGGTCGAATCACCCTTAATCAAACTACTCAGAGACAACTGCAGTTACAGCTTTGGTGTATAGCTTTCCTatgcatgtacatgcacacacacacaagtgtgaTCATATGACCCAATATAttacagaataaatttctaagttaTTAAATTTTAGATCCAAATTGTCTTTAAAAGCTGCATCATGGTTCATTACATGAACTACTATCCAAAATCAAAAAGCATTTAAGTTGCTTCCAATTTGTCTCTCTACAACACCAAGATATCTGCAAATCACATAACTGATAAATTTAtattcagaatatgtaaagaggccaggtgaggtggctcaagcctgtaatcccagcactttgggaggccgaggcgggtggatcacgaggtcaagagatcaagaccatcctggtcaacatggtgaaaccccgtctctactaaaaatacaaaaaattagctgggcatggtggtgcatgcttgtaatcccagctactcaggagactgaggcaggagaattgcctgaacccaggaggcgaaggttgcggtgagccgagatcacaccgttgtactccagcctgggtaacaagagtgaaactctgtctcagaaaaaaaaaaaaagaatcccagaatatgtaaagaactgtaagtcaaaaacaaataatccaatttaaaaacaggcaaagattttgaacagacatttctccaaagtggTACACAAATGGCCAGTAAGGACAGGAAAAGATactcagcatcattagtcattacGGAAATGCAACCACAACTACCATAAGATTATCACTTCACTCTCACTAGGATGgctacagtatttttttttttttttttttttgagatagagtttcgctcttgttacccaggctggtgtgcaatggcactatgtcagctcactgcaacctctgcctcctgggttcaagcaattctcctgcctcagcctcatgagtagctgggattacaggcatgtgccactatgcccagctaattttgtatattcagAAGCgacaggatttctctatgttggtcaggctggtcttgaactcctgacctcaggtgatccacccgcctcagctcccaaagtgctgggattgcaggtgtgagccactgcgcccaaccggctacaattttttttctaaaaaaggaaaacaagtgttggtgaggatgtggagaaactggaacccttataTACTGGTGGGAAAGTGAAATTGTACAGCctctttagaaaaaaagtttggcaggccgggcacggtggctcaagcctgtaatcccagcactttgggaggccgaggcgggtggatcacaaggtcgagagatcgagaccaacctggtcaacatggtgaaaccccatctctactaaaaatacaaaaaattagctgggcatggtggcgcgtgcctgtaatcccagctactcaggaggctgaggcaggagaattgcctgaacccaggaggcggaggttgcggtgagccgatatcgcgccattgcactgcagcctgggtaacaagagcgaaactccgtctcaaaaaaaaaaaaaaaaaaaaaaaaagaaaaaaagtttggcaGCTTCTGAAAATGCTGaacatagaattactatatgacctagcaattccacttctaagtaTCCagccaggagaaatgaaaacatgtccacacaaaaacttgtacacaaatattcatagcattATTTACAATTGCCAAGTGGAAACAGCTCAAATGTCTATCACTGACAAATAGGTAAGCAAAATTTGGCATATCCACAAAATGGAACGCTATTGAACAACAAAAAGGAATCAAGCTGATACAAgctacatggatgaatctcaaaaatactATGCTCAGTGAGGAGTCAGACACAGATGAATACATGTTATATGACTCCATCATATGAATTGTCCAGAATAAGAAAAtctagaaagacagaaaacagattagtaGTTGCCAGTGGCTAGGGGTGGGAATGGAGAATGAATAAataggtttctttttggggtgatggttGTGGAACTCTATAAATACACTAAAAgttactgaattgtacacttaaaatgggtgaattttatggcatgtatAACTGAgtaaaattggttttaaaaaaaaaaaaaatcctggctgggtgcggcggctcatgcctgtaattccagcactttgagaggccaaggtgagtagatcacttgagatcaggagttcaagaccagcctggccaacatggtgaaaccctgtctctactagaaatacaaaaattagccaggcatggtggtggttgcctgtaatcccagctacttgggaggttaacgCAAAAAATGGCttgatttcgccactgcactccagcctgggtaacaacagcaaaactccatctcgaggggggaaaaaaaagaacaaccatGAAATAATCATCAGAGGATTTCTCTATGGTGGACACTGAATATCTGTAAAAGAGATCCTTTCTTTCACTAAGTCCTAAGCAGTTCACTTCCCAATGAATTCAAGATGGAAGACGGGGGCCTCACCAGACACAGCCTCCAGCTGCTTAGTGAGAGCATGCATGATGACATCATTCTCCACGATATAGCCCATGTCATCTAAATTATCTTTATCAAACATTATCAGGGCCTCTGAGCAGGCATCCCACACCTGGAAACAAAATGAGAGTTTGCATTAAGACCAAGAAGGAAACATCATTCCAATCAGAAACAATATTGCCTTCCAAAGTGACCAAGGAAAAAACCACAATTTGTCAGACTCCCtggcagaaaaacataaaataatatgaaaattctCCTGGGAATGCTTCTCCCCACTTCCTCGTACTGAATGTGAACCTTATCTGATTCTTCCTACATTCACAGAACACTTGGAGAATGTGAACTCAGATATCTTAACACAAGACCGACCAAGACATcttaacaaaactgaaaaagataAAGGGGCACCTGCATTCGCCGAAAGGCTCTGTATCTCATGTTGCAGACATGGTCCCAGGCACCAAAACCTACAAAAGAAAGGATCTGTAGACCAGAGTGACCTCACAGAGACCTGGGCTTCCCCTTTGTCCCTCCATCCTGTTCCACAAGAGGCTGTTTTCAGTGTTCTTTAATAATACCCTCCACTTCTATTTTGTTT
The sequence above is a segment of the Saimiri boliviensis isolate mSaiBol1 chromosome 2, mSaiBol1.pri, whole genome shotgun sequence genome. Coding sequences within it:
- the COQ6 gene encoding ubiquinone biosynthesis monooxygenase COQ6, mitochondrial isoform X1, producing the protein MAARLVTRWDAVRAAVHGSLLVSCRRWSGTSTDTVYDVVVSGGGLVGAAMACALGYDIHFHDKKILLLEAGPKKVLEKLSETYSNRVSSISPGSATLLSSFGAWDHVCNMRYRAFRRMQVWDACSEALIMFDKDNLDDMGYIVENDVIMHALTKQLEAVSDRVTVLYRSKAIRYTWPCPFPMADSSPWVHITLGDGSTFQTKLLIGADGHNSGVRQAAGIQNVSWNYDQSAVVATLHLSEATENNVAWQRFLPSGPIALLPLSDTLSSLVWSTSHEHAAELVSMDEEQFVDAVNSAFWSDADHTDFIDTAGAMLQYAVGLLKPTKVSARQLPPSVARVDAKSRVLFPLGLGHAAEYVRPRVALIGDAAHRVHPLAGQGVNMGFGDISSLAHHLSTAAFNGKDLGSMSHLTGYETDRQRHNTALLAATDLLKRLYSTSAAPLVLLRTWGLQATNAASPLKEQIMAFASK
- the COQ6 gene encoding ubiquinone biosynthesis monooxygenase COQ6, mitochondrial isoform X2, which produces MAARLVTRWDAVRAAVHGSLLVSCRRWSGTSTDTVYDVVVSGGGLVGAAMACALGYDIHFHDKKILLLEAGPKKVLEKLSETYSNRVSSISPGSATLLSSFGAWDHVCNMRYRAFRRMQVWDACSEALIMFDKDNLDDMGYIVENDVIMHALTKQLEAVSDRVTVLYRSKAIRYTWPCPFPMADSSPWVHITLGDGSTFQTKLLIGADGHNSGVRQAAGIQNVSWNYDQSAVVATLHLSEATENNVAWQRFLPSGPIALLPLSDTLSSLVWSTSHEHAAELVSMDEEQFVDAVNSAFWSDADHTDFIDTAGAMLQYAVGLLKPTKVSARQLPPSVARVDAKSRVLFPLGLGHAAEYVRPRVALIGDAAHRVHPLAGQGVNMGFGDISSLAHHLSTAAFNGKDLGTDYGLRKQMSTPLLKKDYVDEKEHPATRPSYIFSRSNLINLLYIRILFLLYLMDLWHPNNE